In Massilia antarctica, the following are encoded in one genomic region:
- a CDS encoding OsmC family protein, whose product MQQFEAQLSWQRGTQPFLDNRYSRAHAWAFDGGLRVPASSSPLSVALPMSDPAALDPEEALVASVSSCHMLFFLSLAARAGHVVDDYRDHAVGTLDKNADGKMAMTRIVLRPAISFADGTRPDAAQLDALHHAAHAQCYIANSIKADVVIEGSA is encoded by the coding sequence ATGCAGCAATTCGAAGCACAATTATCCTGGCAGCGCGGCACGCAGCCATTCCTGGACAACCGTTACAGCCGCGCGCACGCCTGGGCCTTCGACGGCGGCCTGCGCGTGCCCGCTTCCTCCTCGCCGCTGTCGGTGGCGCTGCCGATGTCCGACCCGGCCGCCCTCGACCCCGAGGAAGCGCTGGTCGCCTCGGTATCGAGCTGCCATATGCTGTTCTTCCTGTCGCTGGCGGCGCGCGCCGGCCACGTGGTGGACGACTACCGCGACCACGCCGTCGGCACTCTGGACAAGAACGCCGACGGCAAGATGGCGATGACCCGGATCGTGCTGCGTCCCGCGATCAGCTTCGCCGACGGCACGCGTCCCGACGCCGCCCAACTCGACGCCCTGCACCACGCCGCCCACGCGCAGTGCTACATCGCCAACTCGATCAAGGCCGACGTGGTCATCGAAGGGAGTGCATGA